In Candidatus Polarisedimenticolia bacterium, the following proteins share a genomic window:
- a CDS encoding DUF1343 domain-containing protein — protein sequence MASRTRPRVQTGLEVLARTRPKWLRGKRVGLLMHSASVTSEFVSARDIVSKIFGRKLTALFGPQHGFGSEKQDNMVESPHGYDTELMIPVYSLYSETRKPTAAMLNHVDVLLVDLQDVGCRVYTFEWTTALALEACAAAGKEVVILDRPNPLGGEVVEGNLVREGYRSFVGLYPVPMRHGLTLGEMAALVNARLGNAPKSARPTSRRDGPGVSCPGACRLTVIPMRGWRRKMTYPDTGLPWVLPSPNMPTFETAMVYPGQVLLEGTNLSEGRGTTRPFEIFGAPYLDVKRFRAAFDSRRLPGVLLREQPFQPTFQKWSGKLCFGFQLQVTDRRVFRPYLTTLAILQDVLAEHRLDFIWKQPPYEYVIDKLPVDVLTGDPAVRKVLESGSSLSRLERSWKKEIGAFQREVRPFQLY from the coding sequence ATGGCTTCCCGCACCCGACCCCGAGTGCAGACTGGCCTGGAGGTTCTCGCGCGCACCCGGCCGAAATGGCTCCGGGGGAAGCGGGTCGGCCTCCTGATGCACTCCGCCTCGGTCACCTCCGAGTTCGTCTCCGCCCGCGACATCGTCTCGAAGATCTTCGGCCGCAAGCTCACCGCGCTCTTCGGGCCGCAGCACGGCTTCGGCTCCGAGAAGCAGGACAACATGGTGGAGTCGCCGCACGGCTACGACACCGAGCTGATGATCCCGGTCTACAGCCTCTACTCCGAGACCCGGAAGCCGACGGCGGCGATGCTGAACCACGTCGACGTCCTGCTGGTCGACCTGCAGGACGTGGGATGCCGCGTCTACACTTTCGAGTGGACCACGGCGCTGGCGCTCGAGGCCTGCGCGGCCGCCGGCAAGGAAGTGGTGATCCTGGATCGGCCGAACCCGCTGGGCGGCGAGGTGGTCGAGGGAAACCTAGTGCGGGAGGGGTACCGCTCCTTCGTGGGCCTCTATCCCGTGCCGATGCGGCACGGCCTCACGCTGGGGGAGATGGCGGCGTTGGTGAACGCCCGGCTCGGGAACGCCCCCAAGAGCGCCCGGCCCACCAGCCGGCGGGACGGGCCGGGCGTCTCCTGTCCCGGCGCCTGCAGGCTGACGGTGATCCCGATGCGCGGCTGGCGGCGGAAAATGACCTATCCCGACACCGGCCTGCCCTGGGTGCTCCCCTCCCCCAACATGCCGACGTTCGAGACGGCGATGGTCTATCCCGGCCAAGTCCTGCTGGAGGGGACGAACCTGTCCGAGGGGAGAGGGACGACGCGTCCCTTCGAGATCTTCGGGGCGCCCTACCTCGACGTGAAGCGGTTCCGAGCGGCGTTCGACTCGCGGCGTCTTCCCGGCGTGTTGCTGCGCGAGCAGCCCTTCCAGCCGACCTTCCAGAAGTGGAGCGGCAAGCTCTGCTTCGGCTTCCAGCTCCAGGTGACCGATCGAAGAGTTTTCCGCCCCTACCTGACGACCCTCGCCATCCTGCAGGACGTCCTCGCCGAGCACCGGCTCGATTTCATCTGGAAGCAGCCCCCCTACGAGTACGTCATCGACAAGCTTCCCGTCGACGTCCTCACCGGCGATCCGGCGGTGCGCAAGGTCCTCGAATCGGGAAGCAGCCTGTCACGCCTCGAGCGCTCCTGGAAGAAGGAGATCGGCGCCTTCCAAAGGGAAGTCCGCCCCTTCCAACTGTATTAA
- a CDS encoding sigma 54-interacting transcriptional regulator, translated as MILPEAGSVLNHRYRVLRSLGEGGMGRVFLVEDLLKGDLPVALKTLRRGLVSEEAVERFKEEFRAMTRLRHLNLAAVHDFGILEENDEPFLTLEYLDGKDLSRFTPAELRPHLPALIAQFCRALDYIHVRGVLHNDIKPQNIFLLPAPNRDDGFQFQAKLMDFGLARLVDQGGETRRSGTIHYAAPEMLAGEKVDARSDLYSLGVVLYRLATGTLPFTGKDPLAILRAHRETPPPPPRSLDPALPAGLERLILWLLEKNPEDRPRSAAALLRALNEALKTDFTLETRETRESYLTGAVLVGRDSEMEVLRSALRALVSPGEEAESRPRLVLLGGESGSGKSRLLREFRYHAQTEGLEFCLGSCYETGRAVYQPFVEAFRFLSPAARQILEARDPAGVDARTAQILAPLFPDLFPSVQPGLSVSGNDRAAKNLLFDSATQILAQAGAKRPFILALEDLHWADALSIEFLRYLRDRVPALPLLVVATYRDDEVAGRPLEALASQPSPSGTQIVLRLKRLEVDEITHLVRSMLSLDEDPQDLAFLLHRQTAGNPLFIEEILKALAEDAALEREEGRWKVDLAHLQKFEVPKNINETLTRRLSKLSDEERKIIRVLSVFNRPTPRVLLERAGGWDSEVMAPQLSHLLSRGILLRHEDGGQEKIAFAHMKTRDLVYRSVGGERTRLHLVAGQLLEDASRLRPDETLEEVAYHYLQGGAKEKGLHYAQRAGDKCSRLYAYAPALEFYQKALGLLPRTESKGRMEILSKVARIHTQSANYSEMQDYLNRGLRIARTLQDRGREGHFLVSIGYGHLLQGHFDLAVRNSRAAMALFEPLGDHLGLGRAKNHIATAYARMNQFDEAIPYFTQALEHLETAGDLEQMVNVRHNLGNVHLCQNRVEEGLRLFNEALETWRRLGDKRGIAMTVANSAQALKDLGKLDEAVASSEEAIRLYRETMDRTHLAVTLASMAEIQLARCAYDRALRFAEESLQLRREIGEPFSIPQSLDLVGSAKRLSGDVPGGMEAHQEGLRFARDHRNDLQEGFLLAALALDFLEEGKVKEATLPAERSLVLARRLRNRKMQSVALRALVAAALGASHAREAANRARDFDALAVQGGSGEERCRAAQALGQVRLAERDPAEAAVLLERALDQSLKLGRLDISAETRVFLARAAAAAGKSDKATEFLRGAAEAFRQIAGRIEDSAVRRRFLASGARRQVQEEITRAEESAPAPALPGFSGKTPPMKMLATMYEISQIINTIRDPTELLNRVLDLAIQIVGAERGLIFLREDGSEELKVRVARNLEHETIRDAGEYSQRILKQAQEGKSIVTLDAGSDERFQEYDSVSLYKIRSLACVPLRIREKVLGTVYLDSRHPGTLFGDEDLEFLEAFANQAAIAIENAQLYEALKEENRYLRKTVEERYGFANIIGKSTALERVLERAARVADSQVPVVIQGESGTGKELVARAIHHNSPRREKRFLSENVAALPETLLESELFGHVKGAFTGAEQDKAGLFELADGGTLFLDELGEMSLALQSKLLRVLQEGEIRPVGGSRSRKVDVRVLAATNRDLKSLVAEKKFREDLFYRLNVVTLTLPPLRQRPEDLPLLVEHFLEKIARQKGTKVVRVDPTVLALLMRYPWPGNVRELENTVARLSLFASGPVITLTDLARDPELLDRVAELPGGKKAPEPDLRKDDIKQALKATRGNKVQAAALLGTSRATLFRKIRQFQIKT; from the coding sequence TTGATCCTGCCCGAGGCTGGTTCGGTCCTCAACCACCGCTATCGTGTCCTCCGCTCGCTCGGCGAAGGGGGGATGGGACGGGTCTTTCTGGTCGAAGACCTCCTCAAAGGCGATCTGCCGGTCGCCCTGAAGACCCTCCGGCGCGGGCTCGTCTCGGAAGAGGCAGTGGAGCGTTTCAAGGAAGAGTTCCGGGCGATGACCCGGCTGCGCCACCTGAACCTCGCGGCGGTCCATGATTTCGGGATCCTCGAAGAGAACGACGAGCCCTTTCTGACACTCGAGTACCTCGACGGGAAGGACCTCTCCCGCTTCACGCCCGCCGAGCTGCGGCCACACCTTCCCGCGCTCATCGCGCAATTCTGCCGGGCCCTCGATTACATCCACGTCCGGGGCGTCCTGCACAACGACATCAAGCCTCAGAACATCTTTCTTCTGCCGGCGCCGAACCGGGACGACGGCTTCCAGTTCCAGGCCAAGCTCATGGATTTCGGGCTGGCGCGCCTGGTCGACCAGGGGGGGGAGACGCGCCGCAGCGGCACGATCCATTACGCCGCCCCGGAAATGCTCGCCGGGGAGAAGGTGGATGCGCGATCGGATCTCTACTCGCTCGGCGTCGTGCTCTACCGCCTGGCGACGGGAACGCTCCCCTTCACCGGGAAGGACCCGCTCGCCATCCTTCGGGCCCATCGCGAGACGCCGCCGCCTCCCCCGCGCAGCCTCGATCCCGCCTTGCCCGCCGGACTGGAGCGGCTGATCCTCTGGCTGCTCGAGAAGAATCCGGAGGATCGGCCGCGCAGCGCCGCGGCCCTGTTGCGGGCGCTCAACGAGGCGCTGAAGACCGACTTCACGCTGGAGACGCGCGAGACGCGGGAGAGCTATCTGACCGGGGCCGTCCTCGTCGGACGCGACTCGGAGATGGAAGTGCTCCGGTCGGCGCTACGGGCGCTCGTGTCCCCGGGCGAGGAGGCGGAGAGCCGGCCGCGGCTCGTGCTCCTGGGCGGCGAGAGCGGCTCGGGGAAGAGCCGGCTGCTGCGCGAGTTCCGATATCACGCCCAGACCGAAGGGCTGGAGTTCTGTCTCGGCAGCTGTTACGAGACGGGGCGCGCCGTCTACCAGCCTTTCGTCGAAGCCTTCCGTTTCCTCTCTCCGGCCGCCCGCCAGATCCTCGAGGCGAGGGATCCGGCGGGGGTCGACGCGCGCACGGCGCAGATCCTGGCGCCGCTTTTCCCGGACCTCTTCCCGTCGGTGCAGCCCGGCCTGTCGGTCAGCGGCAACGATCGGGCGGCGAAGAACCTCCTGTTCGATTCGGCCACGCAGATCCTGGCGCAGGCCGGGGCCAAGCGCCCCTTCATCCTGGCGCTGGAGGACCTGCACTGGGCCGACGCCTTGAGCATCGAGTTTCTGCGCTACCTGAGAGATCGCGTCCCGGCGCTTCCGCTTCTCGTCGTCGCCACCTATCGGGACGACGAAGTGGCGGGCCGGCCTCTCGAGGCGCTAGCCTCCCAGCCCTCTCCGTCCGGGACCCAGATCGTCCTGCGGCTGAAGCGCCTCGAGGTGGATGAGATCACGCATCTCGTGCGCTCCATGCTGTCGCTCGACGAGGATCCTCAGGACCTGGCGTTCCTGCTCCACCGGCAGACCGCGGGCAATCCCCTCTTCATCGAGGAGATCCTCAAGGCGCTCGCGGAGGACGCGGCGCTGGAGCGGGAGGAGGGGCGGTGGAAGGTCGACCTGGCCCACCTCCAGAAGTTCGAGGTCCCCAAGAACATCAACGAGACGCTGACCCGCCGACTGAGCAAGCTGAGCGACGAGGAGCGGAAGATCATCCGCGTGCTGTCGGTCTTCAACCGGCCGACCCCGCGCGTGCTTCTCGAGCGGGCCGGCGGATGGGATTCCGAGGTCATGGCGCCGCAGCTTTCGCACCTCCTGTCGCGCGGCATTCTGCTGCGCCACGAGGACGGAGGGCAGGAGAAGATCGCCTTCGCCCACATGAAGACCCGGGACCTCGTATACCGCAGCGTCGGCGGCGAGCGGACCCGGCTGCACCTCGTGGCGGGACAGCTCCTGGAGGACGCGTCGCGGCTGCGGCCCGACGAGACGCTGGAGGAAGTGGCCTACCACTACCTCCAGGGCGGCGCGAAGGAAAAGGGGCTCCACTACGCGCAGCGCGCCGGCGACAAGTGCTCCCGCCTTTACGCCTACGCGCCGGCGCTGGAGTTTTACCAGAAGGCGCTGGGACTCCTCCCCAGGACGGAATCGAAGGGACGCATGGAGATCCTGTCGAAGGTGGCCCGGATCCACACGCAATCGGCGAATTACTCCGAGATGCAGGATTACCTGAACCGCGGGCTGCGGATCGCGCGCACGCTGCAGGACCGTGGCCGCGAAGGGCACTTCCTCGTGTCGATCGGCTACGGCCACCTCCTCCAGGGCCACTTCGACCTCGCGGTCCGGAACTCCCGAGCGGCGATGGCGCTGTTCGAGCCGCTGGGCGACCACCTCGGCCTCGGGCGCGCCAAGAACCACATCGCGACCGCTTACGCCCGGATGAACCAGTTCGATGAGGCGATCCCCTACTTCACGCAGGCGCTGGAGCACCTCGAGACGGCCGGCGACCTCGAGCAGATGGTCAACGTCCGCCACAACCTGGGGAACGTGCATCTCTGCCAGAACCGGGTCGAGGAGGGCTTGCGGCTCTTCAACGAGGCGCTGGAGACCTGGCGGCGCCTCGGCGACAAGCGCGGCATCGCCATGACGGTCGCGAACAGCGCCCAGGCCCTGAAGGACCTCGGAAAGCTCGACGAGGCGGTCGCCTCCTCGGAGGAGGCGATCCGGCTCTACCGGGAGACGATGGACCGGACGCACCTGGCGGTGACCCTCGCGTCGATGGCGGAGATCCAACTGGCGCGGTGCGCCTATGACCGGGCCTTGCGGTTCGCCGAGGAGTCGCTTCAGCTGCGGCGGGAGATCGGCGAGCCGTTCAGCATCCCCCAATCGCTCGATCTCGTCGGGTCGGCGAAGCGCCTTTCGGGCGACGTCCCCGGGGGGATGGAGGCGCACCAGGAGGGACTGCGGTTCGCGCGTGACCATCGCAACGATCTGCAGGAAGGCTTTCTACTGGCGGCGCTGGCGCTCGACTTCCTCGAGGAGGGGAAGGTCAAGGAGGCGACGCTTCCGGCGGAGCGCTCGCTGGTCCTGGCGAGGCGCCTGAGGAACCGCAAGATGCAGTCAGTGGCGTTGCGCGCCCTGGTCGCGGCGGCGCTGGGAGCGAGCCACGCTCGGGAAGCCGCCAACCGCGCCCGCGACTTCGACGCGCTGGCGGTCCAGGGAGGCAGCGGCGAGGAGCGCTGCCGCGCCGCACAAGCCTTGGGCCAGGTCCGGCTCGCCGAGCGCGATCCCGCGGAGGCCGCGGTGCTGCTGGAACGGGCGCTGGATCAGTCGCTGAAGCTCGGCCGCCTCGACATCTCGGCCGAGACCCGCGTGTTCCTGGCGCGCGCCGCCGCGGCGGCGGGCAAGTCGGACAAGGCGACGGAGTTCCTGCGGGGAGCCGCGGAGGCGTTCCGGCAGATCGCCGGGAGGATCGAAGACTCGGCAGTCCGGCGGCGCTTCCTGGCCAGCGGCGCGCGGCGCCAGGTCCAGGAGGAGATCACCCGCGCGGAGGAATCGGCTCCCGCGCCGGCCCTGCCCGGATTCAGCGGCAAGACGCCCCCCATGAAGATGCTGGCCACGATGTATGAGATCAGCCAGATCATCAACACGATCCGCGACCCGACGGAGCTGCTGAACCGCGTTTTGGATCTGGCGATCCAGATCGTCGGCGCCGAGCGCGGCTTGATCTTCCTGAGGGAGGACGGGTCGGAAGAGCTGAAGGTGCGCGTCGCCCGCAACCTGGAGCACGAGACGATCCGGGACGCCGGGGAGTACAGCCAGCGCATCCTGAAGCAGGCGCAGGAGGGCAAGTCGATCGTCACCCTGGACGCCGGGTCGGACGAGCGGTTCCAGGAGTACGACAGCGTGAGCCTCTACAAGATCCGATCGCTCGCCTGCGTGCCCCTGCGGATACGGGAGAAGGTGCTCGGGACGGTCTACCTCGACAGCCGGCACCCGGGCACGCTGTTCGGGGACGAGGATCTGGAGTTCCTAGAGGCTTTCGCGAACCAGGCGGCGATCGCCATCGAGAACGCGCAGCTCTACGAGGCGCTGAAAGAAGAGAACCGCTACCTTCGCAAGACGGTGGAGGAGCGCTACGGCTTCGCCAACATCATCGGCAAGAGCACCGCCCTGGAGCGCGTCCTGGAGCGCGCCGCGCGTGTGGCCGACAGCCAGGTGCCCGTGGTGATCCAGGGGGAGAGCGGCACGGGCAAGGAGCTGGTGGCCCGCGCCATCCACCACAACTCGCCACGACGCGAGAAGCGATTCTTGTCGGAGAACGTCGCGGCGCTGCCGGAGACGCTGCTCGAAAGCGAGCTGTTCGGCCACGTGAAAGGAGCGTTCACCGGAGCCGAGCAGGACAAGGCGGGACTCTTCGAGCTGGCCGACGGCGGGACGCTGTTCCTCGACGAGCTGGGGGAGATGAGCCTGGCGCTGCAGAGCAAGCTCCTGAGGGTGCTCCAGGAAGGCGAGATCCGCCCGGTCGGCGGGAGCCGGAGCCGCAAGGTGGACGTCCGTGTCCTGGCGGCAACCAACCGGGACTTGAAGTCGCTCGTGGCCGAGAAGAAGTTCCGGGAGGATCTCTTCTACCGGCTGAACGTCGTGACGCTCACCCTCCCGCCGCTGCGGCAGCGGCCCGAGGACCTGCCGCTTCTCGTCGAGCATTTCCTCGAGAAGATCGCCCGCCAGAAAGGGACGAAGGTGGTCCGGGTCGATCCGACCGTCCTGGCCCTGCTGATGCGCTATCCGTGGCCGGGCAACGTGCGGGAGCTGGAGAACACCGTGGCGCGCCTTTCCCTCTTCGCTTCCGGACCGGTGATCACGCTGACCGATCTGGCGCGCGACCCGGAGCTCCTCGACCGCGTCGCCGAGCTGCCCGGAGGGAAGAAGGCGCCCGAGCCTGATTTGCGCAAGGATGACATCAAGCAAGCCCTGAAAGCGACGCGCGGCAACAAAGTGCAGGCTGCGGCGCTCCTCGGAACCTCGCGCGCCACGCTCTTTCGCAAGATCCGCCAGTTCCAGATCAAGACGTAA
- a CDS encoding HDIG domain-containing protein: protein MREAVRKLWPEIDWIQDEGLREKTLETWVKAFEASPLAPDDLLEIPFTLLIPNCPVTFMAHKRAVVHIARRGAEAMREFFRETLPIDLDVVIAGAILADVGKLLEYEKVGGKARQSQRGKDLRHPFTGVALAMQCGVPDKVCHIIAAHAAEGDLVKRSAEAFIVHHADFMAYEPFKALGAK from the coding sequence ATGCGCGAGGCGGTCCGGAAGCTCTGGCCCGAAATCGACTGGATCCAGGACGAGGGCCTGCGCGAGAAGACGCTGGAGACCTGGGTCAAGGCGTTCGAAGCCAGCCCCCTGGCCCCCGACGATCTTCTGGAGATACCGTTCACGTTGCTGATCCCGAACTGCCCCGTCACCTTCATGGCCCACAAGCGCGCCGTCGTCCACATCGCCCGCCGCGGCGCCGAGGCGATGCGGGAGTTCTTCAGGGAGACGCTTCCCATCGACCTGGACGTCGTAATCGCCGGGGCGATCCTCGCCGACGTGGGGAAGCTCCTCGAGTACGAGAAGGTCGGCGGCAAAGCGCGCCAGAGCCAGCGGGGAAAAGACCTCCGGCACCCCTTCACCGGCGTGGCGCTCGCCATGCAGTGCGGCGTCCCCGACAAGGTCTGTCACATCATCGCCGCGCACGCCGCCGAAGGGGACCTGGTGAAGCGCAGCGCCGAGGCCTTCATCGTTCATCATGCCGACTTCATGGCGTACGAGCCCTTCAAGGCTCTCGGCGCTAAATAA